TCCCGGTAGAGCGTCCTTGATGATTTCCCATTGGTCGTCTCGAAGTCTGTGGCGACGTTCCATGCGCAACTCCCTGTTGCGCATTTATAGCATTCACTGAAACGAATGTCGACACGGCCTAATCCGGGCGAAATTGATGTTGCCGCCGCCCCCGCGACCGCCTGCGAAAGGCGTGCGAGGAGGAGGCCTACGCGCCATTTTTCCGTATGCGCGAAAATTGACAGGTGACCGGGTCGGATGCCGTCTGTGCGATAAGGAAAATAAACTTGCTGTCTGGGCATGGGTCTGAAAAAGGTTCACGGTACGGGAAAAGGAGGCTTCCATGAAAGGCGACCATGAACACCACCATGACCATGACCATGAGCATACCCACGAACACGAGCACGAACATGAACATTCCGGGATAGGCAAGCATAGCCACAAGCATGCCCACGTCCATGCCCATGAGCATGCCCATGAACACAAGCATCCCCACGAGCACGGCGCGGCGGAAGGCGCCCATGACCATGCCCATGCCGGGGAGCATGGCCCCCATGACCATGTGCATGAGGGCCACGGAGACGAGCCGCACGAACACGCGCATTGAACCCGGGGCGTGGGGCGGCTGCCCGGGCCGAGGGCCTGGTGTCGCGTCCTCGAAGAGGAGAGGGGCTGTTTTGTGGGCAAGGCATTGAAATAATAATTATTATTAAAAATGCCATCGTGCTTTTTAGGGACGCGGCACGGGCCGGCCTCAATCCAGGCCTTCCAAGGGACCGAAGAAGACCCCCTCTGGGTCATGGGCCTGCCGCAAGGCCTGCAAGCGGTTCCAGGCGGTTTCGCTGTACGATTTGCGGATGAACGCCGGATGCCGGATCGTACTCGACTCGCTGACGTAGTGCCCGGTAGCCAGCGGCGTCAGCAGGCGCAGGCACTGGTCGTGCCACAGGGTCGCGGCCTCGTCGTCCTCGGCGCGCAGCCACTGCGTCCAGGGGCCGCCGTAATACCGGGCGCTCATGGAGAAGGCCGCGTCCGGCAGCGGGGCCGGGACGTCGGGGCCGGTGAAGATCGTGAACAAGACGAGGGCTTCCGGCGCGGGCACGGTCAGAAAATGGTCCCGGACCGCCAGCACCATGTCCGCAAGGCTCGCATCGAAGAACATGGCGTCCACATGGCTGCGCCGCCCCTCGCGCCACAGGGCCCCGGAGGCGTCGAACAGGCCCTCGAAGTCGGTCGGCTTGGCCGTCTCGCTCCAGAGGCATCGGGCCTTGGCCGGGCCGTCGTCCAGGGGGGCGAGGGCGGCCCGGGCCTCTTCCATGGAGTCGGCGAAGACGGTGGCCGTCACCAGGCAGGCCTTGCCCGCGTCCGTCGGGGGACATTTCGCGGCCACCTCGGGCGGGGCGCCCAGCAGGAACAGGCTCAGTTCGATGTTGGCCGGGAGCGAGCTCGCCAGGGTTTCCAGCCAGCGGGCCACGGCGCCGGCCTCGGACAGGGGATGGAAGTACGAACTGCCGGCGATGGCTCGGGGCAGGTCGTAGAGCTTGAGATGGTAGCGCGTGGCCACCCCGAAAAAGCCCGGCCCGGCCCCGCGGGCGGCCCAGAACAAGTCCGCGTTGCGGTCCTTGTCGGCGATGAGGCGTTCACCCCGGGCCGTGACCAGCTCGATGGCCTCCACGCTGCCCACGCCGGTTCCCCAGACGCCCTGGTTCCAGGACATGCCGCCGCTAAGCAGGTAGCCGCTCAGCTTGACCTGGGGGCAATGGCCGCTGGGGTAGGCCAGGCCCAGGGCGTTGAGGCGGGCCTGGACCTCCCGGTTGCTGACGATGGGCTGGAGCACGGCCCGGCGCGTTGTCGGATCGATGGACACCACCTGGTTCAAATTGCCCAGGTCGAGCAGCAGGCCGCCGTTGCGCAGGGTCGGGTTGGCCCAGTTGTGCCCGCCGCCGCGCACCGCGACCTTGAGCCGGTGGGCCCGGGCGAAGCCGACGGCCACGGCCACGTCCTCCTCGTCGGCCACCCGGACGATCAGCCCGGGGCGGCGCCCGGCCGGGGTCAGTTTGTTCCAGACATCCAGGGCCGCCGCCTCGAAGGCGGGGTCCGAGGCCGGCAGCACCTGGCCCCGGATGCCGGCCCGCAAGGCGGCGACGACATCGCCGGTCAGTTCCGGGGCCTGGTCGGGAGCGGATTGTCGCACGTTCATGAGCAC
The sequence above is drawn from the Solidesulfovibrio sp. genome and encodes:
- a CDS encoding FAD-binding oxidoreductase, with protein sequence MNVRQSAPDQAPELTGDVVAALRAGIRGQVLPASDPAFEAAALDVWNKLTPAGRRPGLIVRVADEEDVAVAVGFARAHRLKVAVRGGGHNWANPTLRNGGLLLDLGNLNQVVSIDPTTRRAVLQPIVSNREVQARLNALGLAYPSGHCPQVKLSGYLLSGGMSWNQGVWGTGVGSVEAIELVTARGERLIADKDRNADLFWAARGAGPGFFGVATRYHLKLYDLPRAIAGSSYFHPLSEAGAVARWLETLASSLPANIELSLFLLGAPPEVAAKCPPTDAGKACLVTATVFADSMEEARAALAPLDDGPAKARCLWSETAKPTDFEGLFDASGALWREGRRSHVDAMFFDASLADMVLAVRDHFLTVPAPEALVLFTIFTGPDVPAPLPDAAFSMSARYYGGPWTQWLRAEDDEAATLWHDQCLRLLTPLATGHYVSESSTIRHPAFIRKSYSETAWNRLQALRQAHDPEGVFFGPLEGLD